A window from Neodiprion fabricii isolate iyNeoFabr1 chromosome 2, iyNeoFabr1.1, whole genome shotgun sequence encodes these proteins:
- the LOC124175986 gene encoding golgin subfamily A member 1, which translates to MFVSLKNKIREETGSDVSTVVRKAGNVRNVGTRHTSQTGSTSSISGSMVSLDGSREENTVSPTPPIQLKRENSFEYKLSDGMQLSSKDVKRIESREDEWRKRLARRESELVKKLEKKDEEWKVRLQEREKEWKKLLDKQEKEKLKLEDERRKAEDARRVTELALKNAEEYKKKLYSFQEDAEQLEGFQTQEMAKIKHLLLAKEQEVDEKVHHLKHATAEVESLKTEVSRLRRYEDELNNVQDEMETLRHSTQRERAQLSSQLAQTEEVVRHLKDKVFVLEQRVSLETNDQTIDERVADLMRERTLLERKLEEAHLHLSDIKTSWSGKISSLETQVGRLSRQAGEEGLERRRVEQEKEELHQKVKQLEAEIEVNKVVMQTKDAKLLRMAEDIDEMATELKELRANVDDEVEEFKRQIESSSKEIKQLKKDLQEVTSKHSLATTELAQLKLSLDGEKTSNASLHLEVARLRETLETERTTTAKIRITLEKEREEKDVALLRNAQVSQDVEMVRQECRQQETENNELQSRVNTLEKTIKTTNTEFEKCQTQLAETRLRLEELETMEHSRELAESNEKMLKNSILDLEDQLSEKSKTIKVLQQRLADMKKTLQRELRIPSSSLDSDAEPTATATAVINPSSTKTVTPGQDNSREEDVNFKYLKHVLIKFLTSREYEALHLTRAVATLLHFSPEEEKLLQETLEWKMSWFGNRPNLGIGQTAKAIPPS; encoded by the exons ATGTTTGTGagcttgaaaaacaaaatacgcGAGGAAACTGGCAGCGACGTTTCCACGGTTGTCAGAAAAGCTGGAAACGTTCGTAACGTTGGCACACGGCACACGTCTCAG ACCGGTTCAACGAGCAGTATTAGCGGCTCTATGGTATCACTGGATGGTTCGAGAGAAGAGAATACAGTTTCGCCGACGCCACCGATACAGCTGAAAAGAGAGAATAGTTTTGAATATAAACTAAGTGATGGAATGCAATTATCATCTAAGGATGTAAAAAGAATTGAGAGCAGAGAAGATGAGTGGAGGAAAAGACTGGCGAGGAGAGAAAGCGAGCTCGTAAAAAAGTTGGAAAAGAAAGACGAAGAATGGAAAGTCAGGCTGcaggagagagagaaggagtggaaaaaattattggataAACAGGAGAAGGAGAAATTAAAGCTTGAggatgaaagaagaaaagccGAGGATGCCAGACGAGTGACTGAACTTGCTTTAAAAAATGCTGAAG agtacaaaaaaaaactgtacagcTTTCAAGAAGATGCTGAACAGTTGGAAGGTTTTCAAACACAAGAAATGGCAAAGATCAAACATCTT TTACTGGCTAAAGAGCAGGAGGTAGATGAGAAAGTGCATCATCTGAAGCATGCAACCGCTGAGGTAGAGAGTCTCAAAACTGAGGTATCGAGGCTCAGGCGTTACGAAGACGAGTTGAATAACGTACAG GACGAAATGGAAACACTGAGACATTCAACACAGCGTGAGAGAGCTCAACTGTCAAGTCAGCTGGCACAAACTGAAGAAGTAGTACGTCATCTGAAAGACAAAGTTTTTGTACTTGAGCAAAGAGTTTCTTTGGAAACAAATGATCAAACTATAGATGAACGAGTAGCGGATTTGATGAGAGAACGAACTTTGCTTGAAAGAAAACTTGAAGAAGCTCATCTCCATTTGTCAGATATTAAAACAAGCTGGtcaggaaaaatttcaagtcttGAAACTCAGGTCGGAAGACTGAGTAGACAAGCTGGTGAGGAAGGTTTGGAAAGAAGGAGAGTCGAACAGGAGAAAGAAGAACTTCATCAAAAAGTGAAACAGCTCGAAGCTGAAATAGAGGTAAACAAAGTTGTGATGCAAACTAAAGATGCAAAACTTCTGCGAATGGCCGAAGACATCGATGAAATGGCCACGGAACTTAAAGAGCTTCGGGCCAATGTCGATGACGAGGTTGAAGAGTTTAAGCGTCAGATT gaatCATCTTCGAAGGAAATCAAGCAACTCAAAAAAGATTTGCAAGAAGTAACATCAAAGCACTCTCTTGCAACAACGGAACTAGCACAACTGAAGTTATCATTGGATGGAGAAAAGACAAGCAATGCTTCGCTACATCTGGAAGTAGCACGGTTGAGGGAAACGTTAGAAACTGAAAGAACTACTACAGCGAAGATACGAATAACTCTTGAAAAAGAACGAGAAGAAAAGGATGTAGCTTTACTAAGGAACGCACAAGTATCGCAAGATGTTGAAATGGTTAGGCAAGAATGTAGACAGCAAGAAACTGAGAACAATGAGTTACAAAGTCGTGTTAACACCttggaaaaaacaataaagacAACTAACACTGAATTCGAGAAATGCCAGACGCAACTCGCTGAGACTAGACTGAGGCTCGAAGAACTGGAGACAATGGAACACAGTAGAGAATTGGCTGAGAGTaacgaaaaaatgttgaagaaTAGTATACTTGACTTAGAAGATCAGCTCAGTGAAAAATCGAAG ACAATCAAAGTTCTACAACAGCGGCTGgcagatatgaaaaaaactcTTCAGCGGGAGTTGAGAATTCCGTCTTCTTCATTGGATAGCGACGCAGAACCTACAGCAACAGCAACTGCAGTGATAAATCCAAGCTCTACGAAAACTGTTACACCAGGTCAAGATAATTCAAGGGAAGAAGATGTGAACTTCAAATACCTGAAGCACGTTTTGATAAAGTTCCTAACAAGCCGGGAATACGAG GCTTTGCACTTGACAAGAGCAGTTGCGACCCTACTCCATTTTTCTCCAGAGGAAGAAAAACTGCTACAGGAAACTTTGGAATGGAAAATGTCGTGGTTTGGAAATCGTCCAAACTTGGGGATCGGCCAAACAGCAAAAGCGATACCACCAAGTTGA
- the LOC124175987 gene encoding long-chain fatty acid transport protein 4-like isoform X1, giving the protein MDVRFVVLVLALVGLMAAGVGTRIQGAAARIAQIAFAVALLPLVYRYHRRIYVIVKTLPRDVKFLYRYINADIETKGFVRNNTTVIKIFTERARIYPNKPCFIFEGRIWTNLDIEKLSNQVASVFQKAGYVKGDAVALLMHNRPEYIAIWLGLGKLGVVTALINTNLRMQPLVHCLLAAKVKAIIYTQELGTAINEITDTIQGIDRYEWGSPLGEELDDAKNVDQLLTEASTAPPVVDHIPGYRDNLLYIYTSGTTGLPKAALMPHSRYLLITMATYHMLGLRANSDIMYNPLPLYHTAGGLVGTGCALVKGIPSVLRTKFSVSAYWTDCIKHNCTLAQYIGEMCRYLLSAPPRPEDSAHSVRLMVGNGMRPQLWQEFVNRFKIEQITEVYGSSEGNANIVNVDNQVGAVGFIPSIIPKSLHPVALIRVTPDTCEPIRGPDGFCIRAKTNEPGMFIGLIKQGNASREFNGYLDKEASRSKTIQNVFSKGDKAFLSGDILVQDEYGYFYFKDRTGDTYRWKGENVATAEVEGVVSNVAGHRDATVYGVQVPGMEGKAGMAAIVDPDSLLDFKALAEGLDKALPSYARPIFLRIVKELEMTGTFKLKKINLQKEGFDPNKIQDKVYFRSGNKEYVQVTPELYEEIISGTAKL; this is encoded by the exons ATTTTTATACCGATACATCAACGCTGATATCGAGACGAAGGGTTTCGTACGTAACAACACAACGGTGATAAAAATCTTCACAGAACGTGCTCGAATTTACCCCAATAAACCATGCTTCATTTTCGAGGGTCGGATCTGGACAAACCTGGAT ATAGAGAAACTTAGCAACCAAGTAGCCTCTGTCTTCCAGAAGGCTGGATACGTCAAAGGAGACGCGGTTGCATTGCTGATGCACAACAGGCCCGAATATATTGCGATATGGCTGGGACTAGGAAAGTTAGGGGTGGTAACAGCTCTGATCAACACCAATTTGCGTATGCAGCCTCTTGTGCATTGTTTACTTGCAGCAAAAGTGAAggcaattatttatacacaagAATTGGGTACAG CAATAAATGAGATCACAGATACTATACAAGGAATCGACAGATACGAGTGGGGCAGCCCTTTGGGAGAGGAATTAGACGATGCTAAAAACGTTGATCAGCTTCTCACTGAAGCTAGTACTGCGCCTCCAGTAGTTGACCATATTCCAGGTTACAGGGATAATTTACTCTATATCTACACAAGCGGCACAACTGGACTACCCAAAGCTGCTCTGATGCCACATTCGAG GTATCTGCTCATCACTATGGCCACTTATCATATGCTGGGTCTTCGAGCAAACAGTGATATTATGTACAATCCACTTCCGCTCTATCATACAGCTGGAGGTCTAGTTGGTACTGGTTGCGCTCTAGTGAAAGGAATCCCAAGCGTTTTGAGAACAAAATTCTCCGTGTCTGCCTACTGGACGGATTGCATAAAACACAATTGTACT CTTGCCCAATATATTGGCGAAATGTGCCGGTATTTATTATCGGCACCACCTCGACCTGAAGATTCTGCCCACTCGGTTAGATTGATGGTTGGCAATGGTATGAGACCTCAGCTTTGGCAAGAGTTTGTTAATCGCTTCAAGATCGAACAGATAACAGAAGTTTATGGGTCTAGTGAAGGAAATGCCAACATTG TGAACGTTGATAATCAAGTTGGAGCTGTCGGTTTCATTCCATCGATAATACCAAAGTCTTTGCATCCAGTAGCTCTCATACGGGTTACTCCAGACACTTGTGAGCCCATCAGAGGACCAGACGGATTTTGTATAAGGGCAAAGACAA ACGAGCCTGGAATGTTTATAGGACTAATAAAGCAGGGAAATGCTTCAAGAGAATTCAATGGATACTTGGACAAAGAAGCATCAAGGAGTAAAACAATACAAAACGTGTTTAGCAAAGGCGACAAAGCATTCTTATCTG GTGATATATTGGTCCAGGACGAATATGGATATTTTTACTTCAAGGACAGAACTGGCGACACTTACAGATGGAAAGGGGAAAATGTAGCGACTGCAGAAGTCGAAGGTGTCGTAAGCAACGTAGCTGGTCATAGAGACGCCACTGTCTATGGAGTACAG GTACCTGGAATGGAGGGAAAGGCAGGAATGGCAGCTATAGTCGATCCCGATAGTCTGCTCGACTTTAAAGCGTTAGCTGAGGGCCTTGACAAAGCTCTTCCCTCTTATGCCAGGCCGATTTTCCTGCGCATTGTAAAAGAACTCGAAATGACGGGTacatttaaattgaaaaaaataaatctacaAAAGGAGGGATTTGATCCTAACAAAATTCAGGATAAAGTATACTTTAGGTCGGGTAATAAGGAATACGTACAAGTTACACCGGAGTTGTACGAAGAAATTATTTCTGGGACAGCAAAATTGTAA
- the LOC124175987 gene encoding long-chain fatty acid transport protein 1-like isoform X2 → MVGFLYRYINADIETKGFVRNNTTVIKIFTERARIYPNKPCFIFEGRIWTNLDIEKLSNQVASVFQKAGYVKGDAVALLMHNRPEYIAIWLGLGKLGVVTALINTNLRMQPLVHCLLAAKVKAIIYTQELGTAINEITDTIQGIDRYEWGSPLGEELDDAKNVDQLLTEASTAPPVVDHIPGYRDNLLYIYTSGTTGLPKAALMPHSRYLLITMATYHMLGLRANSDIMYNPLPLYHTAGGLVGTGCALVKGIPSVLRTKFSVSAYWTDCIKHNCTLAQYIGEMCRYLLSAPPRPEDSAHSVRLMVGNGMRPQLWQEFVNRFKIEQITEVYGSSEGNANIVNVDNQVGAVGFIPSIIPKSLHPVALIRVTPDTCEPIRGPDGFCIRAKTNEPGMFIGLIKQGNASREFNGYLDKEASRSKTIQNVFSKGDKAFLSGDILVQDEYGYFYFKDRTGDTYRWKGENVATAEVEGVVSNVAGHRDATVYGVQVPGMEGKAGMAAIVDPDSLLDFKALAEGLDKALPSYARPIFLRIVKELEMTGTFKLKKINLQKEGFDPNKIQDKVYFRSGNKEYVQVTPELYEEIISGTAKL, encoded by the exons ATGGTAGG ATTTTTATACCGATACATCAACGCTGATATCGAGACGAAGGGTTTCGTACGTAACAACACAACGGTGATAAAAATCTTCACAGAACGTGCTCGAATTTACCCCAATAAACCATGCTTCATTTTCGAGGGTCGGATCTGGACAAACCTGGAT ATAGAGAAACTTAGCAACCAAGTAGCCTCTGTCTTCCAGAAGGCTGGATACGTCAAAGGAGACGCGGTTGCATTGCTGATGCACAACAGGCCCGAATATATTGCGATATGGCTGGGACTAGGAAAGTTAGGGGTGGTAACAGCTCTGATCAACACCAATTTGCGTATGCAGCCTCTTGTGCATTGTTTACTTGCAGCAAAAGTGAAggcaattatttatacacaagAATTGGGTACAG CAATAAATGAGATCACAGATACTATACAAGGAATCGACAGATACGAGTGGGGCAGCCCTTTGGGAGAGGAATTAGACGATGCTAAAAACGTTGATCAGCTTCTCACTGAAGCTAGTACTGCGCCTCCAGTAGTTGACCATATTCCAGGTTACAGGGATAATTTACTCTATATCTACACAAGCGGCACAACTGGACTACCCAAAGCTGCTCTGATGCCACATTCGAG GTATCTGCTCATCACTATGGCCACTTATCATATGCTGGGTCTTCGAGCAAACAGTGATATTATGTACAATCCACTTCCGCTCTATCATACAGCTGGAGGTCTAGTTGGTACTGGTTGCGCTCTAGTGAAAGGAATCCCAAGCGTTTTGAGAACAAAATTCTCCGTGTCTGCCTACTGGACGGATTGCATAAAACACAATTGTACT CTTGCCCAATATATTGGCGAAATGTGCCGGTATTTATTATCGGCACCACCTCGACCTGAAGATTCTGCCCACTCGGTTAGATTGATGGTTGGCAATGGTATGAGACCTCAGCTTTGGCAAGAGTTTGTTAATCGCTTCAAGATCGAACAGATAACAGAAGTTTATGGGTCTAGTGAAGGAAATGCCAACATTG TGAACGTTGATAATCAAGTTGGAGCTGTCGGTTTCATTCCATCGATAATACCAAAGTCTTTGCATCCAGTAGCTCTCATACGGGTTACTCCAGACACTTGTGAGCCCATCAGAGGACCAGACGGATTTTGTATAAGGGCAAAGACAA ACGAGCCTGGAATGTTTATAGGACTAATAAAGCAGGGAAATGCTTCAAGAGAATTCAATGGATACTTGGACAAAGAAGCATCAAGGAGTAAAACAATACAAAACGTGTTTAGCAAAGGCGACAAAGCATTCTTATCTG GTGATATATTGGTCCAGGACGAATATGGATATTTTTACTTCAAGGACAGAACTGGCGACACTTACAGATGGAAAGGGGAAAATGTAGCGACTGCAGAAGTCGAAGGTGTCGTAAGCAACGTAGCTGGTCATAGAGACGCCACTGTCTATGGAGTACAG GTACCTGGAATGGAGGGAAAGGCAGGAATGGCAGCTATAGTCGATCCCGATAGTCTGCTCGACTTTAAAGCGTTAGCTGAGGGCCTTGACAAAGCTCTTCCCTCTTATGCCAGGCCGATTTTCCTGCGCATTGTAAAAGAACTCGAAATGACGGGTacatttaaattgaaaaaaataaatctacaAAAGGAGGGATTTGATCCTAACAAAATTCAGGATAAAGTATACTTTAGGTCGGGTAATAAGGAATACGTACAAGTTACACCGGAGTTGTACGAAGAAATTATTTCTGGGACAGCAAAATTGTAA